AGTTCTTATTCTTGCCGATTATTCCCGCCCCGCAGAGCCTGAAGAGACAGGCTACACAGAATACAGGAAGAGTATTCATGTTCCTGTTGCCTACGGTGTGAATGGAGTAGATTGGCCGAGGGAATgaaaggaggaagagagtAGACAACATCTGGGGCACGCCCGGAGATTCCAGAAAGAAGAGCCCCGCAAATGCCATTAATACGGGCATTTATAGCTAATAGTTTGTCTACGCAAggaataaaatatttgcgatttaaaaatgtctATACAGTGGTGTGAGTGTGTACCAAATGGTCTCTACAAAAGGGCCTCGATTCTCTGCGATATTCTCAGGATTTGAGCACGTGAATAGTTCTTCAAAGGTCTTCTTATTGACCGGATTCCAGTGCCGTTGGAGAATTTGCGGTAGCCTTCTACTGTTTACCATCAGCttatcatctttaccaTGTCCGGAACGAAGACCAGCTCATTTTTGGATACGGGCAAAAGTCTTTGTTTACGAGTATGAAGACCATGGGCCCCTCGTTCCTCGGGCAATCATTTGGGCCTGGTCGCCTATTCACCATGGTAGGTGATTAAAAGGATAATGAATGTGACCAAGTAAATTCCTCTTGTATGCATTCCATTCTCGAGTTCCGGGAGCATGGATAAATCCACCTCATTTTAAAGACTCTTGTCTGGCTCGTCTTGTAGAGGACCAGTCGGAAGTTCAGGGGCATGATGCCTTGAGATTGCCTTGTCATCAGGCCCATTCTGAGCAACAGCAGACTCTCTTTTAACTCTCTCTAGGAGCTCATTCATTTCACCAAGAGCGTCTTCAACCTTGCTAATACTCAGAACATCGAGTAGTTCTGTATTAACCTCTGTAGCTTCAGCTTGCTTAGTAGAATCATCAGCTTTCGTCACAGTACCTTTGGAATCCTCCACCTTCTTGCCATTTCCAGCTCCCTCGCAAAGCTGATACAAAAAGGTGAGGTATAAGAAGGTAAGAACCCTCATTTTAGTCCCTGTAGGATGAGTAGAGGAATGGAGATCTAGAAGTCATGGGATAAAAAGTAAGAGATTCCATAAATATCTCCTTCCTAAAGAGAGTAAATGAAAAGCACTTTGAGTaataaagattctcctGGTATTAGAAAAATCTTTACCTCCAAATAATACCTTCGGGATAATCTAGATGCCTTAGAACCTGATCCTGGTAGGCAGAGTagatggaaggaagaagagttttatTGGAGGAACGAATCAGTATAAGAGGGTATGAAAGAGAGATTTCAGTGAGTAACAGTTTTAGTGATCAAATTAGAGATTACTCCCGAGGAGATTACCCAGTTTAGCATGTTTACCATAATTCATTGGTCCAGGATTAGATCCATCAGTATGTTGTTTTAATAGATCCTCAAGATATTCCTTACCACTTCCGTCCGGTAGATCAATGCACTTATTGGTTTCATCTTTCTAGGCGTATTTGTGCCAGCATCTGCAAAGGAGCACAGAGAGAGCATGCACTACTCAACCTAGAGTAGGAGAGTATAGAGCAAACAATGACCcaacaagaacagaaacaactaacatgaaacaaaaacaaaccaacaaattaagaccaactactaAGTATCCAAGGTAATATCTCTAGAgcatctccatagagtctcaaatctgtctaacccaagggtctcctttagaacgtttaaacGCCCACCAgccaagtccagtaagaccaccagctccggcaagagtaccagatGTAGATCCAAACgctgtccatagtacagaACCAGTAGCAACAGTTTCAGCACCAAGAGGTTGAGCATCAGGAgcagaggaagaagcaGCAGCAGTTTGGCCAGATTGAGCAGAGTTGTGAGATTCAGGATTACAATCACTTTTAAGACTATTGAGTACATTGAGGATAGAATCGTAATCTTTTTCGGTGGATGGAACTTGACTCGTGGAAGAGTTCACTACAGGTTTCCAGGTACTGACACTGCCTGTGTTATCATATTTATACCATTCTCGATGAGCGTTCAGACCGGTAAACCCATCAACAAGTCTCTTATAATACACTAAAAGTGGAGTACTCCCTCCGTTTTCGCAGAAGTAGACCTTAACTTCTTCAACATCTAGAATGGGTAGAGATCCAATTCCAGTAAGAGGCGTTTCACCATTCTTGAAAGATACTACGTGAAACTTCTTTCCAGATTGACTAGGATTCTTAATTTGGTGAGCATAAACTTCATACTTTCCAAGTTTGTCAGAAATTTTGTCCTTATCAACCTGCATTTTAGATTCACCATGTTTCTCATCAAACTTTCCATCTGAACTGTTAGAGTTAAAACATGCGTCATAATTCCCAGTCTTGTGGCTTAAGTCTATAATCACTGTATTATTGAGTCTACAGTTGAGAATATAGAGTTTGTTTTCTAGAGCCTTCTTGGTAGGTGGAAAAAGTTTCCATTCCTGCCATGTAGTATTTTTAGTAGGTGAAGTAGTAATATTTTTATAGTAAGTTTCTTTGGTTTGTGTTTCTCCAGTAGGCTCCTTCTGAGTAATTTTGATGAGAAGAGGTCTACCCCTTTTCCCAGTCTCCAAAGCAGTCCAATAGAATACTGAAACAGAGGTGACATTTTGCATAGGATTATTTGTGTTATCTAAAATTCCTTTTGTTACATTGCTATGCTGTTTGTATCGTAGTCCAGAGAGGACAAAGTAACTATCTTCTCTACCAACCACTCTGTGATCATACCTAGTATAATGTAATGGAGGATCCTTTTTATGAGAGCCTGATCTCTGTGTTACCTCTATAGTGAAAGGAGCACTTTCATAAGTAGTAAAAATTTTAGGGTGGTCCCTCTCATAAATATCTATAGTGACAGAGGGTGGTTTGCAATCACTCTGCAGACCATCTAGGAATTCAACAATGGAATCATAATCAGAATCTGTTTTATCTTTTAATTCATGAACAGGTACCCAAGTATTTCTATTACCATTAGCAGGCTTTTGGAACCACTGTTTTCCTTGAGAAGCACATGGTACATAAATTAGAAGAGGGTTGTGTGTCCTGTTACTACAAAAATAGACAATAAATCTAGCAACATTTCCAAGAGGAAGTTGCAAACCTTTAAGCTCTATTTTGTGTCTATAACCCTTAATAAATGCAGATATATTGAATTTCCCTGTAGCATTTGGAGTATGTTCATAAGCAATATACATTCCAAGGTGTCCTTTATCTACCTCCTTTACAGAGACTTTATTATCAGTATGAAAAGTATCTTTAACATGACAGTAGTCACCAGTCTTTGTAACATCTATTTGAACAACATCGTTAATCTCACAATTTAGCAAGGTGAGCTTATGGGTGAGTTCATCCTGAGTAAGCGTTTGTTCAATATCCTTCCGATATACTAACCATAAATTATTCCTACTATTAGTATAATAGGAATAATTACTGCCATATTGTACCTCTATTAATAATGGATTGTTATCATTGtatttccagtaataagctgTAACTAAGCCTACTTTATCTCCTCCCTTAATCTCTGTAATAGGACTAGTAATATCGTCTAATACTTTCTCAAGTTTGAATGATactccatcctttggaatGTGAACAAACTTGTAGAACTCAGACTGTGGAGGATAGAGATATCTTGTGACAGTAAACTCTTTCTTCCCAGTAGAAGCTCCATTGTAGTAAGTAGTAGAGATAGCGGTAAAATTAGCATCAGTTGGTTTTTTTGAAAGTTGAATGGTTACTGGTGGATCTTGTTGCGTTATCATCTGTGTTTTAGGTTGGAATTGTAAAAACGTAGATGCATCAGAGCAATTTTGATAGCCATTACATCTACCAGCTCCCTTTAGTTCTTCCACGAGTCTGTTAAATTCTGTACCACAATTCTTGATATTATTAGGGTCAGAGACTCCAGCCAAAACTTTTTTCCAAGGAGTATGGTCCGATTTACCCTTCTtgtaccatcctttgaCACCATTTTGTTCATCATAATCTAGATAAATAAGGACAGGGTTTCCTCCACAATAAAAAGTATATACTTTTACCGAAccatttccagaatgttTAAGGCCAGGAATctctatcttcttcctgggAGCATTTGTATCACTATTGTTGTAGTACTtaatctttgcaagtttaGTTCCACCAGAAATTTCGTGCTTGTAGTATGGAATGGACTTTGTAGTACCAGGACCAGGAGCATCAACTGAACCGCTAGTAACAGAGACCTTCCCGCTAGTACCACTATGGTAAGTGCAACAGTACTCGTTTGCAGTTCCACCACTGGTATGAGTCTCAGAAAGACTGCTAGAAAGCTCAAAAGTTAGATTTATGGTAACTACATCATTGAGATTACAGTTAAGGTCATCCAATTCCTTCTCGAGAGGCTCATTTTCTAATGGTGTGCTAGAGTCTTGAGGTTGTCTACTGTGTAGATCCCATTGATTATTACTCTTATTGTAGTAATAAGTGTAGGTTCCATCGGCATTCTGGCTCTCTGTCAAGAGTGGATTTGTCATATCTACAACAGTCTCTTTCCAGTACCAGACAGAATAATTCTCTATTTGTCCATTCGGTTTTATCTCACTCTTTTCTTCACTTCCATATTTGACTTCACTAACTATAAAAGGTATATCATCATTCGATATATGCATAAATCTACTAAAACCAGAACCGTCTGGATCTTCATTCTTATCTAAATAGACGTCTCCAATATTATTTACTGTATATGTATCATTATTTTCAGGGTTTCTCTTTATATCTATGATGACTTTAGGCGTATTAAAAGCTGCTTGAAGTCGAGCTACGCCAGAAGCACCAGAAGAGTTAAAACTATGTGTACGAACTTGGGCCGTAAGGAAAGACGGAGACTCACTAACAAAGGTATGAGTATCTTGTTCCTCCTTTATTTCCTcattttcctcttcatcatctaGTTCAAAAAACTCCCAGCTTTCAATACTTTCAGTACCATTAAATATCTCATTCAAACTCTCTTTTTGGTCATCATCATTTTGAGAGCCCGCAGGGAATCCTGGTTCTGTTAGTTCTTGATCATTAGCGTTTTTTCCAGTAGGAATTAGTCTACTATCTTTTGGTATAGAGGGTGTTTGGTATTTTTCACATGCACCCGTCTCTTTCTTTACCTGTTCCAGAATTCCTATTATTTTGTCACTAGTTCTAGAATTCGTAATTTCATTAGTAGCATCTTCCCAGTTGTGATCATCATTTTTCCTCTTGACCCATatatcttctttaccatATTTAATATGTATCACAAGTGGGATAGTTAAATTACAGTTTGGAAAGTATACTGTTACTGTTGAAACATCCCTTAGGGGAAATAATTTAGGATTTACCTTCTGTTTTTCCATTCCATATACTATAGATGATATTATGAATGTACCATTCTCGGTTGTAGGTTCATGTATGTATCCAGTGAAACCGGAATATGTGGATACTTTCTCTTTGGTAGCCTTAATCCTGCCACCATGATTATGGCAATATCTTCCAGTCTTTTGTGAAATGTCTAGTTGGACCACTTTATTCACTCTGCAGTTTACCTCAGTCAGCTTATCGGTAAACTTTTCGGTAAGTTTAGGATTGTCTGATGAATCATAGAACTTTTTTGCCTCTGTTGGAGAAATTGATTTCCAGTTCAGGCTATCCCTATTGAGATTTTCAAACCAAGTAAAATTTCCAACACCTTCAATGAATTCAACAAGGAGAGGTATTCCAGAAtttttccagtaataaaGGTGTAACAGAGGTCCCTCTTCTTCGTATGGAGGAATTATGTTTGTAGGTTCATAGCCATATGTTACCCTGGAAATCTTAGAACTATCCATAACTTGGTATCCTTTTCCAATATAAACTCCACTAGTTCCATTTGGAAGTTCAAGAGGATTAAGCTTTTTTACAATTTTTTTACCTAGACAACCAGGTTTATCTTTAGATTGGAATCCTTGAAGATATTCGGGATTTGTCAACTCAATAGGGATAGCATTATTTATCTGGCAGTTTTGGTGATCAAGTGCTTGTTGTTTATCCATCTTATCCACTTGATCCTTACCCCAAGTGTCTCTGCTCACAAGTTTGCCATAATACTTAGGATATGTCTCATGTCCTTGTTTAACTACAAGCAGAATAGGTATCTTAGGTTTACCGTCCCAAAAGTATACTTCTAcatactttacattttcagTCTTTGATTTCGCTACTATATTGCCTCCACCTTGCAAATTTCTATCCAGAGTAAAAGCTCCACTCGTAGTATTTGCTTTATGGGTATTCTTAAAGAAACCAAACATAGGATCATTTTCTGctttatttaaaaatatggaGTACTTCTTTCTATTCATAAAGTCAAAATAGTATGTAGTAAAAGAACCAAGTTCCACCGTCTTACTGACATCGATTTGTATGCCCTCAGCCTCAGTTATTACATTGCACTCCTGTAATCTCAAAGCACCCCTAAGTTCATTTAAAACACCTCCAAGGCTAGTTTTAACATGGCTAGAAGATCTTATGGGTCCAAATCCCGTATATTCTTGCCAATCACTTCCATCATATTCTCTACGGTACCATGTATAAGTCTTGTCTCTATTTGCCCTGTTTTCACTTTCCACAGATATGAGGAATGATTTATCCTTATCACATGGTGATACATATACCATAAATTTTGTTACATCGCtgaaaaatggaggatTTCTTATAAAGGTTTGGCTTGTGCCATTAACAGTGACATCCGAGATATCAAACACACCTTTACTGAAGCTTCTACTTGGCTGATATCTATAAGCATAGATTACTGGATAAGTACCATATTCTTCCCCGTATCCATAACTAATCCTGTTTCTGTGTAGATAGTGATTATCCTGATGACAAATAGTTTCTCCGACTTTAATTTGAACAACTCCATTATAGATACAATTAAGAACATCAAGTCTTTTCTTGAGcttttca
This region of Theileria equi strain WA chromosome 1, complete sequence genomic DNA includes:
- a CDS encoding signal peptide-containing protein (encoded by transcript BEWA_028410A), producing MRVLTFLYLTFLYQLCEGAGNGKKVEDSKGTVTKADDSTKQAEATEVNTELLDVLSISKVEDALGEMNELLERVKRESAVAQNGPDDKAISRHHAPELPTGPLQDEPDKSL
- a CDS encoding hypothetical protein (encoded by transcript BEWA_028420A), yielding MGGLTVDVHNRCTRVKCKCAGNKQTLTVKSGSLRGVKGFGYCTHEVVGKNQISIVTWRTVELERKGFLRPFEDSTSITVYYHSRFDGKKNLIKKPLLIRAKKLYDRIDWLESLGSYDNKRWRKLRQDEFEGLPKDDNYTKNIELENKLKALACRLFLSHAIRIDLYQKNTYLCPICTEQVNITVTNDHPPYLTGYTRYSYGGFPNNSILVHKGTQQTYRKRLVSTGLGYFLPIRVDKDDDVKEVSVYYWDKDKGCENPLLLEIVGINNISYWFENFGKPEDKYDKWKPIGYEESKDFDKDNEKLKKRLDVLNCIYNGVVQIKVGETICHQDNHYLHRNRISYGYGEEYGTYPVIYAYRYQPSRSFSKGVFDISDVTVNGTSQTFIRNPPFFSDVTKFMVYVSPCDKDKSFLISVESENRANRDKTYTWYRREYDGSDWQEYTGFGPIRSSSHVKTSLGGVLNELRGALRLQECNVITEAEGIQIDVSKTVELGSFTTYYFDFMNRKKYSIFLNKAENDPMFGFFKNTHKANTTSGAFTLDRNLQGGGNIVAKSKTENVKYVEVYFWDGKPKIPILLVVKQGHETYPKYYGKLVSRDTWGKDQVDKMDKQQALDHQNCQINNAIPIELTNPEYLQGFQSKDKPGCLGKKIVKKLNPLELPNGTSGVYIGKGYQVMDSSKISRVTYGYEPTNIIPPYEEEGPLLHLYYWKNSGIPLLVEFIEGVGNFTWFENLNRDSLNWKSISPTEAKKFYDSSDNPKLTEKFTDKLTEVNCRVNKVVQLDISQKTGRYCHNHGGRIKATKEKVSTYSGFTGYIHEPTTENGTFIISSIVYGMEKQKVNPKLFPLRDVSTVTVYFPNCNLTIPLVIHIKYGKEDIWVKRKNDDHNWEDATNEITNSRTSDKIIGILEQVKKETGACEKYQTPSIPKDSRLIPTGKNANDQELTEPGFPAGSQNDDDQKESLNEIFNGTESIESWEFFELDDEEENEEIKEEQDTHTFVSESPSFLTAQVRTHSFNSSGASGVARLQAAFNTPKVIIDIKRNPENNDTYTVNNIGDVYLDKNEDPDGSGFSRFMHISNDDIPFIVSEVKYGSEEKSEIKPNGQIENYSVWYWKETVVDMTNPLLTESQNADGTYTYYYNKSNNQWDLHSRQPQDSSTPLENEPLEKELDDLNCNLNDVVTINLTFELSSSLSETHTSGGTANEYCCTYHSGTSGKVSVTSGSVDAPGPGTTKSIPYYKHEISGGTKLAKIKYYNNSDTNAPRKKIEIPGLKHSGNGSVKVYTFYCGGNPVLIYLDYDEQNGVKGWYKKGKSDHTPWKKVLAGVSDPNNIKNCGTEFNRLVEELKGAGRCNGYQNCSDASTFLQFQPKTQMITQQDPPVTIQLSKKPTDANFTAISTTYYNGASTGKKEFTVTRYLYPPQSEFYKFVHIPKDGVSFKLEKVLDDITSPITEIKGGDKVGLVTAYYWKYNDNNPLLIEVQYGSNYSYYTNSRNNLWLVYRKDIEQTLTQDELTHKLTLLNCEINDVVQIDVTKTGDYCHVKDTFHTDNKVSVKEVDKGHLGMYIAYEHTPNATGKFNISAFIKGYRHKIELKGLQLPLGNVARFIVYFCSNRTHNPLLIYVPCASQGKQWFQKPANGNRNTWVPVHELKDKTDSDYDSIVEFLDGLQSDCKPPSVTIDIYERDHPKIFTTYESAPFTIEVTQRSGSHKKDPPLHYTRYDHRVVGREDSYFVLSGLRYKQHSNVTKGILDNTNNPMQNVTSVSVFYWTALETGKRGRPLLIKITQKEPTGETQTKETYYKNITTSPTKNTTWQEWKLFPPTKKALENKLYILNCRLNNTVIIDLSHKTGNYDACFNSNSSDGKFDEKHGESKMQVDKDKISDKLGKYEVYAHQIKNPSQSGKKFHVVSFKNGETPLTGIGSLPILDVEEVKVYFCENGGSTPLLVYYKRLVDGFTGLNAHREWYKYDNTGSVSTWKPVVNSSTSQVPSTEKDYDSILNVLNSLKSDCNPESHNSAQSGQTAAASSSAPDAQPLGAETVATGSVLWTAFGSTSGTLAGAGGLTGLGWWAFKRSKGDPWVRQI